In Bradyrhizobium sp. CCBAU 051011, the following are encoded in one genomic region:
- a CDS encoding 2-dehydropantoate 2-reductase has protein sequence MVSGQTIGVAGAGSIGCFVGGMLAAGGRRVALLARPRVITEIEANGLRPTSFEGFDQTITRDRFALSENPSVFENAGVVLVTVKSADTAAMADLIARHAPSDAVVVSLQNGVGNATVLRNRLPGRRVLGGMVPFNVIALGNGRFHRATSGDIVIEQDAARTAEMLSVPDLKVRPTANIEGVQWGKLLLNLNNALNALADLPLRRQLAQREWRRLFADQVTEALAAIKAEGIKPVSPTPIPFGWMPSLLRLPDPVFEALLGRTMKIDPEARSSMWEDLQHRRRTEVDYLQGVITGIADRRGLDAPLSRRIVELIRQAERNANGSPGLTPEQIRARD, from the coding sequence ATGGTTTCGGGCCAGACGATCGGTGTCGCGGGGGCGGGCAGCATCGGCTGCTTCGTCGGCGGCATGCTGGCGGCCGGCGGCCGCCGCGTCGCGCTGCTGGCGCGTCCGCGCGTCATTACTGAAATCGAAGCCAATGGCCTGCGGCCGACGAGCTTTGAAGGCTTTGACCAAACCATCACGCGCGATCGGTTCGCATTGTCGGAAAATCCTAGCGTGTTTGAGAATGCCGGCGTCGTGCTGGTCACGGTCAAGAGCGCGGATACCGCTGCCATGGCTGATCTCATCGCCCGGCACGCACCATCAGATGCGGTCGTGGTCAGCCTGCAGAACGGCGTCGGCAATGCGACCGTGCTCCGTAATCGCCTGCCGGGCCGGCGCGTGCTCGGCGGCATGGTGCCGTTCAATGTGATTGCGCTCGGCAATGGGCGGTTTCATCGCGCCACCTCGGGCGACATCGTGATCGAACAGGACGCGGCGCGCACGGCGGAGATGCTGTCGGTGCCGGACTTGAAGGTGCGGCCGACCGCCAACATCGAGGGCGTGCAATGGGGCAAGCTGCTGCTCAATCTCAACAACGCGCTCAATGCGCTGGCCGACCTGCCGCTGCGGCGGCAGTTGGCGCAACGAGAATGGCGGCGACTGTTCGCCGATCAGGTCACTGAGGCGCTGGCGGCAATCAAGGCCGAAGGCATCAAGCCGGTCTCGCCGACGCCGATCCCGTTCGGCTGGATGCCGTCGCTGCTGCGCCTGCCGGATCCGGTCTTCGAAGCGCTGCTCGGGCGTACCATGAAGATCGATCCCGAGGCGCGCTCGTCGATGTGGGAGGATCTGCAGCACCGCCGCCGCACCGAGGTCGACTATCTGCAGGGCGTCATCACCGGGATTGCCGATCGCCGCGGGCTGGATGCGCCGCTGTCGCGCCGGATCGTGGAATTGATCCGGCAGGCCGAGCGGAACGCCAACGGCTCGCCCGGCCTGACGCCGGAGCAGATTCGCGC